In a genomic window of Fibrobacterota bacterium:
- a CDS encoding glycosyltransferase family 4 protein → MRLLFISSFYLFPETRYGGSKRLYYFAREWSRRAHLTLINMDSCAEWAGGDERHPEFEDFLLVPGQKGAGWRERYLEGHEDFRAVLEANRGRIGKFLAGRHFDAVLLAFPFSLPFLDGYLDKVNAPVTYLEDDLSFERYRSEAGTARGPLAKAAKLIRMKQALSFYRPRLARVAKFVGISRQELDAVARHFPRPKRFLATYGLPIGEFPFLPAPSGGPVLGFIGNYGHPPNLDVLRWLADDLAATIRARCPGIRFAIAGKGIPEWARDAFRNQPDVRLLENVPDLKDFYAGISAFLNPIRTGRGMRTKLVEAAAYGRPIVTTSLGAEGLEDLEMRIADGSEGLARACADLLREPDPSDAVRRNRATVESHYSLEKVAAELLAFLEPS, encoded by the coding sequence GTGCGATTGCTGTTCATTTCATCCTTCTACCTGTTTCCGGAAACCCGGTACGGCGGCTCCAAACGATTGTACTACTTCGCGCGGGAGTGGTCGCGGCGCGCGCATTTGACCTTGATCAATATGGACAGTTGCGCCGAATGGGCCGGGGGCGATGAACGGCATCCCGAATTCGAGGATTTCCTGTTGGTTCCGGGCCAGAAGGGCGCTGGCTGGCGCGAGCGCTACCTGGAGGGGCATGAGGATTTCCGCGCCGTATTGGAAGCGAACCGGGGCCGGATCGGAAAATTCCTGGCCGGCCGGCATTTCGACGCGGTGCTGCTGGCTTTCCCGTTCAGTTTGCCTTTCCTGGACGGGTACCTCGACAAGGTTAACGCGCCGGTTACCTACCTGGAGGACGATCTTTCCTTCGAACGTTACCGGAGCGAAGCTGGAACCGCGCGCGGGCCGCTAGCCAAGGCCGCCAAGCTAATCCGTATGAAGCAGGCGCTGTCATTCTACCGTCCGCGTCTGGCCCGCGTGGCGAAGTTCGTGGGAATTTCCCGGCAGGAGTTGGACGCCGTAGCGCGCCACTTCCCCAGACCTAAGCGTTTCCTCGCCACTTACGGCTTGCCCATCGGGGAGTTTCCCTTCCTTCCGGCCCCGTCCGGTGGTCCCGTACTCGGCTTCATCGGGAATTACGGGCATCCGCCCAATCTGGACGTCTTGCGTTGGCTGGCGGACGATTTGGCCGCAACCATCCGGGCGCGCTGCCCGGGCATCCGGTTCGCGATCGCCGGCAAGGGCATACCCGAATGGGCCCGCGATGCTTTCCGGAATCAACCGGACGTGCGGCTCCTCGAAAACGTGCCGGACCTGAAGGATTTCTACGCCGGCATTTCCGCCTTCCTCAATCCCATCCGTACGGGCCGGGGCATGCGTACCAAGCTGGTGGAAGCCGCCGCCTACGGCCGTCCCATCGTGACCACTTCCTTGGGGGCGGAGGGCCTGGAGGATCTGGAGATGCGCATCGCCGACGGCTCCGAAGGCTTGGCCCGGGCTTGCGCCGATCTCTTACGCGAGCCGGATCCCTCGGACGCGGTCCGCCGTAATCGCGCCACTGTGGAAAGCCACTACTCCCTGGAAAAGGTAGCCGCCGAACTGCTCGCCTTCCTGGAGCCTTCGTGA